tactgttttttccctgtctattttttgtttgtttagtgaatatgtttatattattgtgtgtgtgtgtgtgtgtgtgtgtgtgtgtgtgtgtgtgtgtgtgtgtgtgtgtgtgtgtgtgtctgtgtgagagGCGCGTGGCGTGGTGTGCTGGGTGGTGTTGTGACAGCGTGTTCCTCCGGCAGGTGATCTCGCCAGTAACGGCAGCGTGAGCCAGTGGTCCCTGGGCCTGGGCGAGCAGTACCAGCAGGGATACTTCCCCCAGTACCAGCACCCCCAGCAGGCAGTGTACCCCGACCAGtcattctaccaccaccaccaggtctaCCAGCAGACCTACTACTTCCAGccacaccagcagcaccaccagcaccaccagtacTCAGGCCAGGCTGCACATGGTGGCgggcagcagctgcagcagtgTTCTCTAGGCCctgaacagcagcagcagcagctgcagcagcaggcACACCAGCAGcaggcacagcagcagcagacacagcagcagcaggcacagcagcagcagcagcagcagcagggtgcAGAGCGCGGGCAGTGCTGGGAGTGCAGCGCGGTGCTCCAGGATGTGGCACTCCTGCGTAACCACGTGGCACTGTTTCACCCCTACGCACAAGTCTTCAGCTGCAATCTGTGCCCGCATGTGTTCCCCAGCCACACACAGCTTACGCAGCACTACAGCACCTCCCACCTGGTAGGCGAGCTCGTCAGCTCTCCCGAGGGCAGCAGCCAGCGCCAGGCCCCGCCAGACGCCAAGGGCGAGGCCGAGGCGCCGCCCTCCCTCAAGCCCAAGAAGACCCCCGCCAGGAAGCGCCCCAAGGCGCGGCCCGGCCCTGCGGGCAGGCAGGGTGCCGAGGGGCAGCAGGGCGGCCTGTGCTGCGTGCAGTGCCTCGTGAGCCACTTCCCGAGCCAGGCGGAGTTCGAGGCGCACCACCTGAGCCACGTGCGCGAGCGGAGTGTGCGCGTGCGCCTCAAGCAGCTCACTCGCTACCAGCTCAGGAAGGCCAAGGTCAAGGTGGAGTCAAGGAAGAAGAATTCATCACTCAAGCTGAAGCTCAAAATCTCCAAAGTGGGTCGTGGCCGAGGTCGTAAGCGCAGGGAGGTCAAAATACTGAGCGAAGAGGGCATGAGTGACACCCCAAACAGTTTTCAGGACCAAGAAGGACTGGAAGCTGAGCCCCAGGAGGAGTCGGAGGGTAGGGAGGAgggcggcgcggcggcggcggcggcggcggcggcggcggcggagtgGGAAGAGAGTGGCGGAGACAGCGAGGAGCAGGAGGCCAGCAGGTCCTCTGCTGAGCCCCAGGACTCAGAGGAGCGGCTGGAGCAAGACTCACTGCCCGGGCATGACGACCTTGGGGGGGCCAAGGAGCAGGACGGCCAGCAGGAGGACCTCCACTACTCGCAGCAGGAACAGGACTACCACCAGCAGGAGCAGGATTACcagcaggaagagcaggagtaccagcagcagcagcagcagcagcaggagcaagagcaggaccagcagcagcagcagcagcaggagcaggagtaCGGGCAGGATTACCCGCAGGACCTGTCAGAGCAGGGTGAGCCGCAGgagcaggacaaggaggaggaagggtaccAGGAGGCCCCCGAGGGCGGGGAGCAGAGTGACGGCAGCAACAGCGGCTTCAACCCTGAGTTTGGCGAGCAGGAGCTGCAGTACGGCGAGGCGGAGGGCGGCGACGGCCAGCAGACCTACCAGCCGCAGTTTGAATCCTACCCCACCGCCAGCTGGTTCACTGATTACGAGTCTGGACCGCGGATAGCTGCGGCCATGGCGGGCGCCACGGCGACCGAGAACGCCAGCGACGGGGGCGCCTGGGCCGGGGGGGCGGAGGGCGCCGCAAACCCCTCGTACAGCGGCGGCTCCTCTCCCCAGGATAAGGGGTCCTCCGGGGGTCCGGTAAACGGCGGCACCAGCGAGGGCGACGGCGAGGACGGCCTGTTCAGCCAGGCGGTGCTGGGCCAGGAGTCCCCTGAGAAGAGTGACCGCCAGGGCAGCTTTGAGCAGCTGTGTCTCAACGACTCCTTCAGCGGCCAGGGCGAGGGCGAGGGAGACGAGGaccctcagcagcagcagcaacaacagcagcagcagcaggaccacCTGGCCTCGCcccaggagcagcagcagcagggcgcAGGCGTGGCCAGTGACCTGCTGTCAGAGCTGGAGTACTTGAACAACAGTGGGCAAGCCCAAGGCGATCTGCAGCCCGGCTCCCAGTCTGGCCAGATAGATGGCTCCCCTCATAGCGGCGGCCCCTCCCCCCACAGCGGTGGCCCCTCTCCCCACAGTGCGGGGCCCGGCACCCCCTCCCACCTCAGCTCCCG
The sequence above is drawn from the Scylla paramamosain isolate STU-SP2022 chromosome 44, ASM3559412v1, whole genome shotgun sequence genome and encodes:
- the LOC135094010 gene encoding LOW QUALITY PROTEIN: uncharacterized protein LOC135094010 (The sequence of the model RefSeq protein was modified relative to this genomic sequence to represent the inferred CDS: deleted 3 bases in 3 codons) gives rise to the protein MRLLPPSTLQENSSATQQGDLASNGSVSQWSLGLGEQYQQGYFPQYQHPQQAVYPDQSFYHHHQVYQQTYYFQPHQQHHQHHQYSGQAAHGGGQQLQQCSLGPEQQQQQLQQQAHQQQAQQQQTQQQQAQQQQQQQQGAERGQCWECSAVLQDVALLRNHVALFHPYAQVFSCNLCPHVFPSHTQLTQHYSTSHLVGELVSSPEGSSQRQAPPDAKGEAEAPPSLKPKKTPARKRPKARPGPAGRQGAEGQQGGLCCVQCLVSHFPSQAEFEAHHLSHVRERSVRVRLKQLTRYQLRKAKVKVESRKKNSSLKLKLKISKVGRGRGRKRREVKILSEEGMSDTPNSFQDQEGLEAEPQEESEGREEGGAAAAAAAAAAAEWEESGGDSEEQEASRSSAEPQDSEERLEQDSLPGHDDLGGAKEQDGQQEDLHYSQQEQDYHQQEQDYQQEEQEYQQQQQQQQEQEQDQQQQQQQEQEYGQDYPQDLSEQGEPQEQDKEEEGYQEAPEGGEQSDGSNSGFNPEFGEQELQYGEAEGGDGQQTYQPQFESYPTASWFTDYESGPRIAAAMAGATATENASDGGAWAGGAEGAANPSYSGGSSPQDKGSSGGPVNGGTSEGDGEDGLFSQAVLGQESPEKSDRQGSFEQLCLNDSFSGQGEGEGDEDPQQQQQQQQQQQDHLASPQEQQQQGAGVASDLLSELEYLNNSGQAQGDLQPGSQSGQIDGSPHSGGPSPHSGGPSPHSAGPGTPSHLSSRGSNSGTPTSSGGHPTPPPSDTSFRALATSPITSPTQQPTSPSLHKGATPPVTSPLQQIHSPQQAGEQQQQQQQQQQQQQQQQQAGSVPRLTIANNLMASTTSAISSHLLASTTTTSQAGVGMMGRYGQQWSQAAGYTGAAGYPGLPGTTIASTNMPGPLRAPLPPSVGMQYRPSPPPRVRGRPPLIGHVGRPPLHQAAHLQPTRGPGRPPASSILPPPLMPAPGGRGGMMPPLQRMHQPMYPGQRPAAPQQQSAAGKRQMLGAAGHSPSKTARREDINVPSRQKDNECQIIAVANRSDGLPVISNVQGGSAAPAPQRGSVPATTESTINLSDSITLSVRASAGGKDGSGRGERGGPEAGAVANLLASRGITVTPAAGERQDGGSGRDDRRLPTAQELNLSSAISVHPPTQREREGSGRERDRDGFAVPQAPPTRSSVSNSNVERPPRPPTVDLTQDVPASGAQGTRHKCHQCDRSFPTASLLADHSRVHQQQQQSRMPFKCHLCTAGFSTQKGQQHHYQQFHQLHLSAGDVAIPLVDLRSPVNVQRMAALGIRSFLPLTNLQNRGAGGVVGVPILTLENLRNGHMTLQQWGVSDVLSLGPAKTLNMPR